The Pseudomonadota bacterium region AGCTTTGGGGGTGGTAATAACTTTCGCTTCCGGAAATCTTTCAAGAACCAGCGGGATGCTCCCGGAATGGTCCTGCTCGGCATGGTGAGAGACGATAAAGTCAATTCTGGCAACATCGTCCAGTTGTGCCATCAACTGATCGGCCATGGCCGGATCGGCAGTGTCAAACAAAACGGTTTTCTCACTGCCTTCAACAAGGTAAGAATTATACGTAGTGCCGTCCGGTAATGGAATGAGAGAATCAAAAAGGCGCCTGTCCCAATCAACAGCGCCCAGCCAGTAAATATTTTCTTTTATCTTTCTTTTGTGCATGGATATATCTCCTTATAATGTTATGAAATATTTCATTTCTTACGAGCCACTTTTAAATTACATAAACGCCGGTCCAATTTTATTTATCTGAATCGAAATTATTGTGATTTAATCATTGTCAAAATCATTTTAAATTTGCTGATGGCCTTTAGTGCATGGGGTTTGTTTGCAGGCATAATAATCATTTCACCTTCTGATAATCGATGCGGTTCTCCTGAAATCTTAATTTCGACTTCTCCCTCAACTATCTGAACCATGGCATCAAAGGGAGCGCTGTGCTCACTTAAGCCCTGATCTTCGTCAAAGGCGAAAATCGTAACGGTCCCGGCTTTTTTATCTATTATTGTTTTGCTTACTACAGCATTTGCCTGATAATCTATCATTTCATTAATTTTTGATTTCATTTTGGAGTCCTTTCCATGTTTTTACCCCATTCTTTACTTTAAAGCAGTTGTTTTCGGAGTTTCTCGTTGATTTATACTTAAACATCCAGAGAGGAAAAAGTCTTTGACTTAGGTCAAGAATATCTTATCTTTTGTAATAAACGGGTCAGTATAACTCATAGCTATATTGATTTAGCTATGGACGATTTTGATATAATATTAAGCCTTTCTATTGCATCAATATTATCACTAAAATTCATTTTCTCACTTCTTAAGTCTATGTCAATCATAATTTTCATCGGGGCTTTAAGGAAGGGTGGTAGAGTTTATGTTATAGGGGATAGTGGAAGATGACGGAAGATTTAAGAATGCCTAATAGCAAAGTCTCACTTACAAAGAATTATGCTTAACGGCTTATTTGATTTGGGGCAGGGCAAGTGGATGCTGATGATTACGATTTAAAAGCTCAACAATTAAAAAAGTTATGCCATTTACAGTTCCTTACCGTACTCTATATTATTCTGCTTGTTTATGTTGTTGAACGAAGCCGCTGAGGCGGCAGGGAAAAATTAAAATTAGTGTATACTCCCTTATCTGTCCAATTTCGGGCACAATTTATAAAGGAGTGTACCATGAATAAAGCTGAAACAAATCGATGATTTCTATCTTCACTTCGAAATAACACAAAAATGGTTTGCGGTACAGTATCTTGATCGAAATGACAATACGCAAACCAATTTATGAACTTATAGACTATATCAGGCTTTAACTCTTTTTATCTTTGCTCCAAGAGCTGCAAACTTCTTTTCTATAGCTTCGTATCCGCGGTCAAGATGATATACGCGGTTTACTTCCGTTGTGCCAGATGCTACAAGTCCGGCCAGTATAAGAGATGCGCTTGCTCTTAAATCCGTAGCCATAACAGGAGCACCCATAAGTTTTGGTACTCCGGTGATCATTGCGGTATTGCCGGAAATCTTGATATTGGCACCCATTCTTTTTAATTCGCTTACATGGATAAATCTGTTTTCAAAGATTGTTTCCGTGATTACGGAAAAACCTTTTGCGACCGACATCAAAACCATAAACTGCGCCTGCATATCGGTGGGAAACCCGGGATAGGGCATGGTTTTTATATCAATGCTTGAGATTTTCGCCCCTCCTTTTACTCTCATGGAATTGCCCTCTATACTGATATCCGAACCGATCAATCTAAGTTTGTGAATTACTGATTCCAGATGTGTAGGTTCGCAATCAACAATTTCTATATCACCACCGGTAAGTGCCGCAGCAACCATAAAAGTTCCGGCCTCTATTCTATCGGGTATAATCGGCGTTGAAACAGGTTTTAAAGAAGGCACTCCAGTTATTGTTAATACCGATGTTCCTATGCCTTCAATCTTTGCTCCCATTTTATTTAGTACATCAGCAAGGGCAACAACTTCAGGTTCTCTGGCCACATTACGAAGAGTAGTAATCCCATCCGCAAGAACGGCCGCCATCATGAGATTTTCAGTGCCGG contains the following coding sequences:
- a CDS encoding cupin domain-containing protein, which gives rise to MKSKINEMIDYQANAVVSKTIIDKKAGTVTIFAFDEDQGLSEHSAPFDAMVQIVEGEVEIKISGEPHRLSEGEMIIMPANKPHALKAISKFKMILTMIKSQ
- the murA gene encoding UDP-N-acetylglucosamine 1-carboxyvinyltransferase codes for the protein MDKIIVEGGYPLSGEVKISGAKNAALPILISSLLVDGSCTYSNVPDLMDIKSTKDLLINLGVNIETEGNTLKMDAGGLHNYEAPYELVRKMRASILVLGPLVARLKKARVSLPGGCSIGARPINLHLKGLAALGAKVDLVHGYVEASADVLRGAEFYFDTVSVTGTENLMMAAVLADGITTLRNVAREPEVVALADVLNKMGAKIEGIGTSVLTITGVPSLKPVSTPIIPDRIEAGTFMVAAALTGGDIEIVDCEPTHLESVIHKLRLIGSDISIEGNSMRVKGGAKISSIDIKTMPYPGFPTDMQAQFMVLMSVAKGFSVITETIFENRFIHVSELKRMGANIKISGNTAMITGVPKLMGAPVMATDLRASASLILAGLVASGTTEVNRVYHLDRGYEAIEKKFAALGAKIKRVKA